Proteins encoded by one window of Nitrospiria bacterium:
- the uvrA gene encoding excinuclease ABC subunit UvrA, translating into MSKGFIQIQGARQNNLKVLDLRLPLNELIVVTGVSGSGKSSLAFDTIYAEGQRRYVETFSPYARQFLDRMDKPKADRIEGIPPAIAIDQTNPVRTSRSTVGTMTELNDHLKLLFARAAELFCRGCGRPVHRETPDSIADQVIKNAASSPTVEALITFTVRVPDNFSVKEVKSLLAGQGYTRIHREEGPRLEVIADRARIVMARRGRLVEGIESALKHGNGRVDVYPLDDRGRSGAPWRFSSELHCPDCDMDYRDPIPNFFSFNSPIGACGNCRGFGRVIGIDYALVVPDENRTLAGGAVKPWQTESYSECQDDLMRFARRRGIPTDLPWRKLTREQKQWVIEGEGSWRDRKWYGVKRFFDWLETKSYKMHIRVLLSRYRAYDVCPDCRGARLGPEPLLWRLGTTGKGLTIHEVMLLPIERSFEFFNHLNLPVPLDEAADLLLGEIRSRLRYLVEVGLGYLTLDRQSRTLSGGEVQRINLTTALGTSLVNTLFVLDEPSIGLHPRDMGRVIGVLRRLRDAGNSLLVVEHDPQVMLSADRILDLGPGPGERGGRVVYFGRPEGLLKSSRSLTAQYLSGTKAVAAETEPSPPATAHLEGYLEILGAAENNLKSIDVSIPLKRLVCLTGVSGSGKSTLMQNVLYNGLRKTFGRPVEPPGRHRAIRGHHRIGDVVLVDQSPIGKTTRSNPASYVGALAAVRELFAAEPLARERGYTAATFGFNSGAGRCPACGGNGFEHVEMQFLSDVYLRCPDCDGKRYRPEVLEVKVWPANGESRPRSMADVLEMTVTEAMAFFAASPPVRKALEPLTAVGLDYLRLGQPVPTLSGGEAQRLKLAGHLAVIPGRSENRSSLFLLDEPTTGLHFDDIRNLLSALRRLIAEGHSVVVIEHNLDVIRAADWIIDLGPEGGEAGGRVIGEGTPREMAKHGTSHTGAALRTYERALRRIAELPAPAEPKNREAIGSKGAIRIHNAREHNLKGVDIAIPRNRFTVITGVSGSGKSTVAFDILFAEGQRRYLESLNAYARQFVQPAARPDVDAVFGIPPTVAIEQRTSRGGRKSTVATLTEIYHFLRLLFVKLGTPHCPDCDLAIRPQTAEAILARILRQHRARTVRLLAPLVTARKGTYSDLAQWAAGKGFSQLRVDGKMIPTDPWPRLDRFKEHTIELPVGALVATPEAERDLRALLERTLEFGKGAVRIAPGEGLYSTRRSCPRCGRSFAEPDPRLFSFNSKHGWCGRCYGTGQMLRGFDDRQTGEEIWWNEWWEGGETVCPDCHGRRLNPEALAVRFRGKSIAEITALPVEEADRFFRGLKTHGREAVIARDILAELGSRFKFLKEVGLAYLSLDRSAPTLSGGEAQRIRLASQLGSNLRGVCYILDEPTIGLHPRDNRRLLETLHRLGAKGNTVVVVEHDEETIRSAAHLVDLGPGAGVHGGRVVVEGPVGAVMRHPESVTGRYLADPLRHPLTDRRPVRAGDPALEILEARLHNLKNLRVRVPLGRLVCVTGVSGSGKSTLVRDILHDNLKRNLAPERRAERQTAREPRFHGCRAIRGGETVRRVLEVDQTPIGKTPRSCPATYVGFWDEIRRLFAAMPEARMRGWGPSRFSFNVPGGRCETCEGQGVRTIEMSFLPDVRVGCEACRGARFNPETLTVRTKEKTIAELLAMNVDEAAGFFAAHRKVHHALRLLQDVGLGYLTLGQPSPTLSGGEAQRIKLVTELTKAGPPEELSPARPREIRPSPLHATLYLLDEPTIGLHMADVEKLIRVLHRLVAAGNTVVIIEHNLDVIAEADWVIDMGPEGGAGGGRIVAQGSPEAVARVRDASHTARILARFLRERGRRGIDRGASGGIS; encoded by the coding sequence ATGTCCAAGGGCTTTATTCAAATCCAGGGGGCGCGGCAGAACAACCTGAAGGTCCTCGACCTCCGCCTTCCGCTCAACGAACTGATCGTCGTGACGGGCGTGAGCGGTTCGGGAAAATCCTCGCTCGCCTTCGATACGATCTACGCCGAGGGACAGCGGCGCTATGTCGAGACCTTCTCCCCCTACGCCCGACAGTTTCTGGACCGGATGGACAAGCCCAAGGCCGATCGGATCGAGGGAATCCCGCCGGCCATCGCGATCGATCAGACGAATCCGGTCCGGACTTCGCGATCCACCGTCGGCACCATGACCGAGCTGAACGATCATTTGAAGCTTCTGTTCGCGCGGGCCGCGGAACTGTTCTGCCGCGGCTGCGGCCGTCCCGTTCATCGTGAAACGCCCGACAGCATTGCCGATCAGGTGATCAAGAACGCCGCATCGTCCCCTACGGTCGAAGCCCTGATCACCTTCACCGTCCGCGTTCCGGATAATTTTTCCGTGAAGGAGGTCAAATCGCTGCTTGCGGGCCAAGGGTATACCCGGATTCATCGCGAGGAGGGCCCGCGCCTTGAGGTGATCGCCGACCGGGCGCGGATCGTCATGGCCCGACGGGGAAGACTCGTCGAAGGGATCGAATCCGCTCTCAAACACGGGAACGGCCGTGTGGATGTTTACCCCCTGGATGACCGGGGCCGTTCCGGCGCGCCCTGGCGCTTTTCCTCCGAGCTTCACTGCCCCGATTGCGACATGGACTATCGCGACCCCATCCCGAACTTTTTCTCGTTCAATTCGCCCATCGGCGCTTGCGGAAACTGCCGCGGCTTCGGCCGGGTCATCGGGATCGATTATGCCCTCGTCGTCCCGGACGAGAACAGGACGCTGGCCGGGGGCGCCGTGAAGCCCTGGCAGACCGAAAGCTACTCGGAATGCCAAGACGACCTGATGCGGTTCGCGCGACGGCGCGGGATCCCCACGGACCTCCCCTGGCGGAAACTCACCCGGGAGCAGAAACAGTGGGTGATCGAGGGGGAAGGGTCGTGGCGGGACCGGAAATGGTACGGCGTAAAGCGGTTCTTCGACTGGCTCGAGACGAAAAGCTACAAGATGCATATCCGGGTGTTGTTGTCCCGATACCGCGCCTACGACGTCTGCCCCGACTGCCGCGGGGCGCGGCTTGGCCCGGAGCCCTTGCTCTGGCGCTTGGGAACCACCGGGAAGGGCCTGACGATTCACGAAGTGATGCTCCTGCCGATCGAGCGGAGCTTTGAGTTTTTCAATCACCTCAATCTCCCCGTTCCGCTCGATGAAGCGGCCGATCTCCTATTGGGCGAAATCCGTTCCCGGCTTCGCTATCTCGTCGAGGTAGGACTCGGCTACCTCACGCTGGACCGGCAGTCCCGGACGCTCTCGGGCGGCGAGGTCCAGCGGATCAACCTCACGACGGCGCTCGGCACCTCGCTCGTCAACACGCTGTTCGTTCTGGATGAGCCCAGCATCGGTCTTCATCCGCGCGACATGGGCCGGGTGATCGGGGTGCTCAGGCGGCTTCGTGATGCCGGAAACTCGCTGCTCGTCGTGGAACACGACCCGCAGGTGATGCTTTCGGCCGACCGCATCCTGGATCTCGGGCCGGGGCCGGGCGAGCGCGGGGGTCGGGTCGTCTATTTCGGCCGGCCCGAAGGACTTTTGAAATCGTCCCGTTCGCTTACGGCGCAATACCTTTCCGGTACGAAAGCTGTTGCGGCCGAGACCGAACCGTCGCCGCCGGCGACGGCGCACCTCGAGGGCTATTTGGAGATTTTGGGCGCGGCCGAGAACAACCTGAAATCCATCGATGTCAGTATTCCCCTCAAACGCCTCGTCTGCCTCACCGGCGTGAGCGGCTCGGGAAAGTCCACCCTGATGCAGAATGTCCTCTACAACGGGCTGCGCAAGACCTTCGGCCGACCGGTCGAGCCGCCGGGCCGCCACCGCGCGATCCGCGGCCACCACCGGATCGGCGACGTCGTCCTGGTGGACCAGTCGCCCATCGGAAAGACGACGCGCTCGAACCCCGCGAGCTACGTCGGTGCCCTGGCCGCCGTTCGCGAGCTTTTCGCGGCCGAGCCGCTCGCCCGCGAAAGGGGCTATACCGCGGCGACCTTCGGCTTCAACTCCGGGGCCGGCCGCTGTCCCGCCTGCGGCGGAAACGGTTTCGAGCATGTCGAGATGCAGTTCCTGAGCGACGTCTATCTCCGCTGTCCGGACTGCGACGGGAAGCGCTACCGACCGGAAGTACTGGAGGTCAAGGTCTGGCCGGCGAACGGGGAAAGCCGGCCGCGGTCGATGGCCGACGTGCTCGAGATGACGGTCACGGAGGCGATGGCGTTTTTCGCCGCCTCACCCCCGGTGCGCAAGGCGCTCGAGCCGCTTACGGCGGTGGGCCTCGATTACCTGAGACTGGGTCAGCCCGTCCCCACGCTCTCGGGCGGGGAGGCCCAGCGGCTGAAGCTGGCGGGACATCTGGCCGTCATCCCCGGCCGGTCCGAGAACCGTTCCAGCCTGTTTCTTTTGGACGAGCCGACGACGGGCCTCCATTTCGACGATATTCGAAACCTGCTCTCGGCCCTTCGACGTCTGATCGCGGAGGGCCACTCGGTCGTCGTGATCGAGCACAACCTCGACGTGATCCGGGCGGCCGATTGGATCATCGACCTCGGGCCCGAGGGCGGCGAGGCCGGCGGCCGGGTCATCGGCGAGGGAACACCGCGGGAGATGGCGAAACACGGGACGAGTCACACCGGGGCGGCCTTGCGGACCTACGAGAGGGCGCTCCGCCGGATCGCGGAACTCCCGGCCCCGGCCGAACCCAAGAACCGGGAGGCCATCGGCTCGAAGGGGGCGATCCGGATTCACAACGCCCGCGAACACAACCTCAAGGGCGTCGACATCGCGATCCCGCGCAACCGGTTCACGGTGATCACCGGCGTGAGCGGCAGCGGAAAGAGCACGGTGGCCTTCGACATCCTCTTCGCCGAGGGCCAGCGCCGGTATCTCGAGTCGCTGAACGCCTATGCGCGACAGTTCGTGCAGCCGGCCGCCCGGCCGGACGTGGACGCGGTCTTCGGGATTCCCCCGACCGTCGCCATCGAGCAGCGCACCAGCCGCGGCGGACGGAAGAGCACCGTCGCGACCCTGACCGAGATCTACCATTTCCTGAGACTCCTGTTCGTCAAGCTGGGAACACCCCACTGCCCGGACTGCGACCTGGCGATACGACCGCAGACCGCCGAGGCGATCCTGGCCCGGATTCTGCGACAGCACCGCGCCAGAACCGTCCGGCTCCTCGCCCCGCTCGTGACGGCGCGAAAGGGCACCTACTCCGACCTCGCCCAATGGGCCGCGGGGAAAGGGTTCAGCCAGCTGCGCGTGGACGGGAAAATGATCCCGACCGATCCCTGGCCCCGTCTGGACCGTTTCAAGGAGCACACGATCGAGCTGCCGGTCGGCGCGCTCGTCGCGACGCCCGAGGCGGAGCGGGACCTTCGCGCGCTCCTCGAGCGGACGCTGGAGTTCGGAAAAGGCGCCGTCCGGATCGCCCCGGGAGAGGGGCTTTACTCCACCCGCCGGTCCTGTCCGCGCTGCGGCCGGAGCTTCGCCGAGCCCGATCCGCGGCTTTTCTCCTTCAACTCGAAACACGGGTGGTGCGGCCGCTGCTACGGCACCGGCCAGATGTTGCGCGGCTTCGACGACCGGCAGACGGGCGAGGAGATCTGGTGGAACGAATGGTGGGAGGGCGGGGAGACGGTCTGCCCGGACTGCCACGGCCGGCGGCTCAACCCCGAGGCGCTCGCGGTCCGGTTCCGCGGGAAAAGCATCGCCGAAATCACGGCGCTCCCGGTCGAGGAGGCCGACCGGTTTTTCCGGGGCCTGAAGACGCACGGCCGCGAGGCGGTAATCGCGCGGGACATCCTCGCCGAGCTGGGCTCCCGGTTCAAATTCCTCAAGGAGGTCGGCTTGGCCTATCTTTCGCTCGACCGCTCGGCCCCGACGCTGTCCGGCGGAGAGGCCCAGCGCATCCGGCTGGCCTCGCAGCTCGGCTCCAACCTCCGGGGCGTCTGCTACATCCTGGACGAGCCGACGATCGGACTTCATCCGAGGGACAACCGGAGGCTGCTGGAGACGCTGCACAGGCTCGGGGCGAAGGGAAACACCGTCGTGGTGGTCGAGCACGATGAAGAGACGATCCGGAGCGCCGCGCATCTCGTCGATCTCGGACCCGGCGCGGGCGTTCACGGGGGGAGGGTGGTGGTCGAGGGGCCGGTCGGCGCCGTGATGCGGCATCCCGAATCCGTGACGGGCCGCTACCTGGCCGATCCGCTCCGGCACCCCTTAACCGATCGACGGCCGGTGCGGGCGGGTGATCCCGCCCTGGAGATCCTCGAGGCGCGGCTTCACAATCTGAAAAACCTGCGGGTCCGCGTTCCGCTGGGAAGGCTGGTCTGCGTGACGGGGGTGAGCGGAAGCGGCAAGAGCACACTGGTCCGGGATATTCTTCACGACAATCTGAAGCGGAACCTGGCTCCGGAACGGAGGGCCGAAAGGCAAACGGCTCGCGAACCGCGCTTCCACGGATGCCGCGCGATCCGCGGCGGGGAAACGGTCCGACGGGTGCTGGAAGTGGACCAGACCCCGATCGGTAAAACGCCCCGCTCCTGCCCGGCGACCTATGTCGGTTTCTGGGACGAAATCCGCCGGCTGTTCGCCGCGATGCCCGAGGCGCGGATGCGCGGATGGGGGCCGTCCCGCTTTTCATTCAATGTCCCGGGCGGACGCTGCGAGACCTGCGAAGGCCAGGGCGTCCGGACGATCGAAATGAGTTTTCTTCCCGACGTGCGGGTGGGCTGCGAGGCCTGCCGCGGGGCGCGGTTCAACCCGGAGACCCTCACCGTCCGCACCAAAGAAAAAACAATCGCCGAATTGCTCGCGATGAACGTGGACGAGGCGGCCGGGTTCTTTGCCGCACACCGCAAGGTCCATCATGCCCTGCGCCTATTGCAGGACGTGGGGCTGGGCTACCTCACGCTCGGCCAGCCAAGCCCGACCCTCTCGGGCGGCGAGGCCCAGCGGATCAAGCTGGTGACCGAGCTGACGAAGGCCGGGCCGCCGGAGGAGCTTTCTCCCGCGAGGCCCCGTGAGATACGCCCATCACCCCTTCACGCGACGCTGTACCTTTTGGACGAGCCCACGATCGGCCTGCATATGGCCGACGTCGAAAAGCTGATCCGGGTGCTCCACCGCCTGGTCGCGGCGGGCAACACGGTCGTAATCATCGAGCACAATCTGGATGTGATCGCCGAGGCGGATTGGGTCATCGACATGGGGCCGGAGGGCGGAGCGGGGGGCGGCCGCATCGTGGCCCAGGGCTCCCCGGAAGCCGTCGCGCGCGTCCGGGACGCCTCCCACACCGCCAGGATCCTCGCCCGTTTCCTCAGGGAACGCGGACGACGGGGGATTGACAGGGGGGCTTCGGGAGGAATATCATGA
- a CDS encoding MarR family transcriptional regulator: MKAPIEERIGVGLHQLSRAVLLQSERAAYRHRLSGLQSQLVLSLLKQHHAKSIGGIADELDLSAPTLSDAARVLLKKGLIRKARDDRDGRIVKLSLTRRGRTLAHTLQEAQAEIQRIVSSLSNEEKEHLLSLLVTLTKGFLNRGLISISRICQGCQFFGQDRYPGSDKPHYCGFAGMPIGESKLQTDCPEHVPLNLPATDR; the protein is encoded by the coding sequence TTGAAGGCCCCGATCGAGGAGCGGATTGGTGTCGGACTTCATCAGTTGAGCCGTGCCGTCCTCCTGCAATCGGAACGAGCCGCCTATCGGCACCGGCTAAGCGGTCTGCAATCCCAACTGGTCCTGTCCCTCCTCAAACAGCATCATGCTAAAAGTATTGGCGGAATCGCCGATGAACTCGACCTGTCGGCGCCGACCCTGAGTGACGCCGCTCGCGTTCTGCTGAAGAAAGGGCTGATCAGGAAGGCCCGGGATGATCGGGACGGTCGGATCGTCAAATTGTCGCTCACTCGCCGGGGCCGCACGCTGGCCCACACGTTGCAGGAGGCCCAGGCGGAGATTCAACGCATCGTATCATCGCTTTCGAACGAGGAAAAAGAACATCTGTTGTCGTTGCTCGTCACGTTGACCAAGGGATTTCTGAACCGGGGGCTGATCTCCATTTCACGCATTTGTCAAGGGTGCCAATTTTTTGGTCAGGACCGTTATCCCGGATCCGATAAACCCCATTACTGCGGCTTCGCCGGCATGCCGATCGGCGAGTCGAAGCTTCAAACGGACTGCCCCGAGCATGTGCCGCTGAACCTGCCGGCGACAGACCGCTAA
- a CDS encoding dienelactone hydrolase family protein, translating to MDKGIQNFLPKTGFTRREFVISALAAGFALAVRPVSAQTITTDAAGLSAGEVKIPVADGEIPGYRARPAGGGPFPVVLVVQEIFGVHEHIRDMCRRFAKRGYLAVAPELYARQGDVSKMTDFQEIFTRVVSKVPDAQVLSDLDAAADWAGKSGRGDLKRLGITGFCWGGRIVWLYAAHNVRLKAAVAWYGRLEGSPNDLTPRYPIDLAGKLKAPVLGLYGGADASIPIDSIERMQKALRAAGSPSQIVVYPDAPHAFNADYRPSYRKEAAEDGWKRLLEWFKKYGVG from the coding sequence ATGGATAAGGGCATCCAGAATTTTCTCCCCAAGACCGGTTTTACGAGACGGGAATTTGTCATCTCGGCGCTGGCCGCGGGCTTTGCCCTGGCGGTGCGGCCCGTCTCGGCCCAGACCATCACGACCGACGCGGCCGGGCTTTCGGCCGGCGAGGTGAAGATCCCCGTCGCCGACGGCGAGATCCCGGGCTATCGCGCCAGGCCGGCCGGGGGTGGCCCGTTCCCGGTCGTTCTGGTGGTCCAGGAAATCTTCGGGGTCCACGAGCACATCCGGGATATGTGCCGTCGTTTCGCCAAACGGGGTTACCTCGCCGTGGCGCCCGAGCTGTACGCCCGGCAGGGAGACGTTTCGAAGATGACCGATTTCCAGGAGATCTTCACCCGGGTCGTCTCGAAGGTGCCGGATGCGCAGGTGCTCTCCGATCTGGATGCGGCCGCGGACTGGGCCGGAAAGTCCGGTCGGGGAGATCTCAAGCGACTTGGTATCACCGGTTTTTGCTGGGGCGGGCGGATCGTCTGGCTCTACGCGGCGCACAACGTGCGGCTGAAGGCGGCGGTGGCCTGGTACGGACGGCTGGAGGGATCGCCGAACGATCTCACTCCTCGGTACCCGATCGACCTCGCCGGGAAGCTGAAGGCCCCCGTGCTGGGACTGTACGGGGGCGCGGACGCGAGCATTCCGATCGATTCGATCGAGCGGATGCAAAAAGCCCTGCGGGCGGCCGGCAGTCCTTCACAGATCGTTGTATACCCCGACGCACCCCACGCCTTCAACGCCGACTACCGGCCGAGCTATCGGAAAGAGGCGGCCGAGGACGGCTGGAAGCGCTTGCTGGAGTGGTTCAAGAAATATGGGGTTGGTTAA
- a CDS encoding DUF4136 domain-containing protein: MNKEQTRRWRTRSLARWGMLILGLLPALTACYPYDSNKSASDYDIAITQFDKQANFYPAQPPSQPTYFMPDNVDIVPPGQTNPITIPPTLETSILSQVAANMAARQYTRVPTEPTEPPALQPNFIITVSATTSTYYGYTYWGGWWGYGCYCYGGYYPYMQPYSFTTGTILINMADPSRVDTSTDPKTAPMVWGCAINGLIDSGNSTARVTDQINQCFAQSPYLGPS; the protein is encoded by the coding sequence ATGAATAAGGAACAAACGCGACGATGGAGGACGCGCAGCCTCGCCCGATGGGGCATGCTGATCCTTGGTTTATTGCCCGCGCTCACCGCCTGCTATCCGTACGATAGCAACAAGTCCGCATCGGATTACGATATTGCCATCACGCAATTCGATAAACAAGCGAATTTTTACCCGGCCCAGCCTCCTTCCCAACCCACCTATTTTATGCCGGACAATGTCGATATCGTTCCGCCGGGGCAAACGAACCCTATTACCATTCCTCCGACGTTGGAAACGTCGATATTGTCTCAGGTCGCGGCCAACATGGCCGCCCGACAGTATACCCGCGTTCCTACGGAACCTACGGAGCCCCCGGCCCTCCAGCCCAATTTCATTATTACGGTTTCGGCCACGACGTCGACCTATTACGGTTACACCTATTGGGGTGGCTGGTGGGGATATGGTTGCTACTGTTACGGCGGGTACTATCCCTACATGCAACCCTACAGCTTTACCACCGGGACGATCCTGATCAATATGGCCGATCCGTCGCGGGTGGACACCAGCACGGATCCTAAAACGGCTCCGATGGTCTGGGGCTGTGCGATCAACGGCCTGATCGATTCCGGCAATTCCACCGCCCGGGTTACGGATCAAATCAACCAATGCTTCGCTCAATCACCTTACCTGGGACCGTCGTAA
- a CDS encoding putative metallopeptidase → MEYLPAPEIDEELGRIIRSLEMTHIQPGRVRAIRSRGTKSRRILARCHGLPKALQTALSIPAHYVIELVSENYDRLTEAEQTKTLIHELLHIPRIFGGGFRNHDYVRDRRVNQLYEQYMRRKKDPA, encoded by the coding sequence TTGGAATATCTACCGGCACCGGAAATCGATGAGGAACTCGGGAGGATCATCCGCTCGCTTGAAATGACCCACATCCAGCCCGGACGCGTCCGCGCGATCCGAAGCCGCGGGACGAAAAGCCGCCGCATCCTGGCCCGCTGCCACGGATTACCCAAAGCACTTCAGACCGCCCTGTCCATCCCGGCCCACTACGTGATCGAGCTCGTCTCTGAAAATTACGACCGTCTCACCGAAGCCGAACAGACCAAAACGCTGATCCACGAGCTCCTCCATATCCCCCGCATCTTCGGCGGGGGATTTCGAAACCACGACTATGTCCGTGATCGTCGTGTGAACCAGCTCTATGAACAGTACATGAGAAGGAAAAAGGATCCCGCGTAG
- a CDS encoding glycosyltransferase, whose product MGTILLVFRTLLWSRYRPFASTGMGDAPRMTVIIPAYNEGPMVEKTIDSVAAALYPGDRLEILVVDDGSRDDTWKYIARAARRYPALVSPIRFPRNKGKRAALAEGFRRARGEVVVTVDSDSVIDSGTLLALAGPFRHPTVGAVAGKVDVYNRHQGIIPRMLQVRYILAFDYLRAAQSTYRTVYCCPGALTAYRLSVVRGVLDAWEGQTFLGARCTYGEDRALTNFILSRGYDTVYQRTAVVRTVVPDRYTKLCKMYIRWDRSYIREDLRFIRIVWKRPFAARMIAILDRFVTNLRYPVSYGALVLLVVLSASDPWTIPPVLFSIGLMSTVYMLFYLKSERSWNCLFGVLYAYFSVLTLFWIFPYAFLTIRSRSWMTR is encoded by the coding sequence ATGGGAACCATCCTGTTGGTCTTTCGCACGCTGCTGTGGTCCCGTTACCGGCCCTTTGCATCCACCGGCATGGGCGACGCCCCCCGCATGACCGTCATCATCCCGGCCTATAACGAGGGGCCGATGGTCGAGAAGACCATCGATTCCGTGGCGGCCGCGCTCTATCCGGGCGACCGGCTGGAGATCCTTGTGGTGGATGACGGGAGCCGCGACGACACGTGGAAATACATTGCGCGCGCCGCTCGACGGTATCCGGCCTTGGTTTCCCCGATAAGGTTTCCGCGAAATAAGGGTAAGCGCGCCGCGCTGGCGGAGGGTTTTCGGCGGGCGCGGGGGGAGGTCGTCGTGACCGTCGATTCCGACAGCGTGATCGACAGCGGTACGCTCCTGGCCCTGGCGGGTCCCTTTCGCCATCCGACCGTGGGGGCGGTGGCCGGGAAGGTGGATGTTTACAATCGGCACCAGGGAATCATTCCGCGGATGCTGCAGGTGCGTTACATCCTGGCCTTCGACTATCTTCGCGCGGCGCAGTCCACCTACCGCACCGTCTATTGTTGTCCCGGTGCCTTGACGGCGTATCGCCTCTCGGTGGTGCGCGGGGTGCTGGACGCGTGGGAGGGGCAGACCTTCCTGGGCGCCCGATGCACTTACGGCGAGGACCGCGCCCTGACGAACTTCATCCTGTCGCGCGGTTATGACACCGTCTACCAGCGGACCGCGGTGGTCCGCACGGTGGTCCCCGATCGCTATACGAAGCTGTGCAAAATGTATATCCGCTGGGACCGAAGCTACATCCGGGAAGATCTCCGGTTTATCCGCATCGTCTGGAAGCGCCCTTTTGCGGCCCGCATGATTGCGATCCTGGACCGTTTCGTCACCAACCTGCGTTATCCCGTGAGCTACGGCGCCCTTGTGCTCCTGGTCGTGCTGTCGGCGAGCGATCCGTGGACGATCCCGCCGGTCCTGTTTTCGATCGGATTGATGTCCACCGTTTACATGCTCTTCTATTTAAAGAGCGAGCGATCCTGGAACTGTCTCTTCGGGGTGCTCTACGCCTACTTCTCGGTCTTGACCTTGTTTTGGATTTTCCCGTATGCGTTTCTGACAATCCGGTCCCGCTCCTGGATGACGCGCTGA
- the nirK gene encoding copper-containing nitrite reductase, with the protein MRQTYLLLISTVLLLFLMTVAIQIPAVEAQTPVVAQLTTAPNVPQPIARTKPARVVVNLEAKEFVGTLTEGVQYKFWSFNGTVPGPMIRVRVGDTVELHLKNSPDNKMPHNIDLHAVNGPGGGAAVSLVNPGQEAVFQFKTLNPGLFIYHCASPTPNIPAHIANGMYGLILVEPAKGLAKVDHEYYVMQSEFFTEASDQSGVYQLSMEKGLAEHPDHVVFNGRAGALLGPGALKAKPGETVRIFFGNIGPNSASSFHVIGEIFDKVYLDGALDGAVNRNVQTTLVPSAGAVIVEFKVNAPATYLLVDHSIFRVAKGALGALVVEGPEDPTVFKAVKKP; encoded by the coding sequence ATGCGTCAAACATATTTGTTGTTGATATCGACGGTCTTACTACTCTTCCTCATGACGGTGGCAATCCAAATCCCGGCGGTGGAAGCCCAGACCCCCGTGGTGGCTCAGCTCACGACCGCCCCCAACGTTCCGCAACCGATCGCCCGGACGAAGCCGGCCCGGGTGGTGGTCAATCTGGAGGCAAAGGAGTTTGTGGGCACGCTGACCGAAGGGGTGCAATACAAATTCTGGAGTTTCAACGGGACGGTGCCGGGGCCGATGATCCGGGTTCGTGTCGGGGACACGGTGGAGCTGCATCTTAAAAATTCCCCCGACAACAAAATGCCCCATAACATCGACCTCCACGCGGTCAACGGGCCGGGAGGGGGCGCGGCCGTCAGCCTGGTCAATCCGGGACAGGAGGCCGTCTTCCAGTTCAAGACCCTGAACCCCGGTCTTTTCATTTATCACTGCGCCTCCCCGACGCCCAACATTCCGGCCCATATCGCCAATGGCATGTACGGCCTGATCCTGGTCGAACCCGCGAAAGGGCTGGCCAAGGTGGACCATGAATACTACGTAATGCAGAGCGAATTCTTCACCGAGGCCTCGGACCAATCGGGTGTCTACCAACTCTCCATGGAGAAGGGCCTGGCCGAGCATCCCGACCACGTGGTTTTCAACGGACGCGCGGGCGCCCTTCTGGGACCCGGCGCGTTGAAAGCGAAGCCCGGGGAGACGGTTCGGATTTTCTTCGGGAACATCGGACCGAACAGCGCCTCATCGTTCCATGTCATCGGCGAGATCTTTGACAAGGTCTATCTCGATGGGGCCCTGGACGGGGCGGTCAACCGGAATGTCCAGACGACGCTGGTTCCGTCCGCCGGGGCGGTCATCGTGGAATTCAAGGTCAACGCACCCGCCACCTACCTGCTGGTGGATCACAGCATCTTCCGTGTGGCCAAGGGTGCTCTCGGCGCACTCGTTGTCGAGGGTCCGGAGGATCCGACCGTGTTCAAGGCTGTCAAAAAACCGTAA